GGACAGTGAGTGGAGGGGAGCCGAATCCGTCGGGGAAGTGGGGGCGGATGCTCATCACGCGTGCGACCACCGCGCGCGAGCCACGCGGGCGATTCTGCGCGACGGCGGGTGCGGCGGAGAGGGTCACTAGTGAGACGGACACGATCAGGAAGACGGACGTGATCAGCCGTACGCGGTTCATTGTGTGTTCCGCAAATGGGTTCTCTGGATGCGTTTACCGGCGGTAGCGTGGCTCCGCCATGACGTCATTACATACGTATTGACACAAGTCGATGTCCACTCGATCTTCCGTGCATGGCCTCCAAGTCCCAGCACCTGCAGATCCGGCTCACGCCGCAACAGAAGGCGGCACTGAAGCGCCTTGCCTCGGCGGCCGGGCAGGACGTGTCGAGCTACGTCCTCTCGCGCACCCTGCCGCCCGCGCGGCTCCGTTTCGAGGAGCTTCTCGCGCTGCTCCGTGACGGGACGGAACGCCGCTACGTGCTCGCGGAGCTCAACGACCTCCTTTCGGCGCTTGCTCCGGGCGAGCTGCGCGAGGCCGTCGCGCACGCCGATCTCGCGCATCTCTCCCCTTTCCTGCGCAACTACGTCGCGGCGATGGTGGAGCAGGCATCGAATCTCAAGCATGTCCGCCCGCCGTCGTGGACCGCGCAGGTCGGGCCGCTCGCGATACCCTGGTTCGCTACGCCGCTCGCGAGCATGCGGCTCCACCTGCTGCGTGCCTCGCCCGTTCCCTTCAAGCGCCGCAACCTCTTCGTGGACGCGGCGGTGGGCGATCGTGTCTGAGCGGGTCACGCTGACGCGCACGGACATCCATCGGCTGTTCGACCTCCTCGACGCCGAGCTGGCCGGCGAGGGCGCCGACGGCGAGATCTATCTGGTGGGCGGTGCGGTCATGTGCCTCGCGCTGAACGCCCGAGCGGCCACGCGCGATGTGGACGCGTTCTTCCGCCCCGCCGCGCTGATCCGGCAGGCGGCCGCGCGGGTCGCGGCCCGAGCGGGCGTGCCCGACGATTGGCTGAACGACGCGGTCAAGGGCTTCCTGAGCTCGCGCGGCGATTTCGACCCCTACCTGGAGTTGCCGCATCTGCGCGTCTTCGTCGCGCGGCCCGAGTATCTGCTGGCGATGAAGTGCGCGTCGATGCGACTGGGCGCGGAGTTCCACGATCTCGACGACGTTCGATATCTGCTGCGCTACCTGAACCTCTCCACGTTCGAGCAGGCGCTCGCGATCGTGACCCGCTACTTCGGGGAAGAGCAGCTCCCGCCGAAGAGCCGGTTCGCACTCGAGGAGCTGCTCGCGCGATAGACAAGGCACCACCCACCTGCCCTGACGCGACGGTCGCTGCAGCGAGGAGTTCATTGACGCTATGGCCTCCGTCATGGCACCGGCCTCGCTCGCGGAGACGTCGCGCCCCGAGGCACCTTGGGAGCGGGATCGTCGGGAACACGCGTCAGTCGCACGAGCACCTGCCCCTGCGCTTCGACATCGAGCTCGTCGAGCGTCGTCCCGCTGCCGCTGCTGAAGCGGTATTTCGGACCCAGAAGATGGGCGAGCCCGTCGAGATCCCGTCCCACAGCCAGGGAATCCTTCCCGATGGCCAGGAGCCGCCCGGAGCGGGCGCCGCCGCTCGCCGCCTTCGGCGTGGGAAACGTGCCGTGCAACCGGTGGTTCTCCTCCCAGATGCGCACAACCAGCTCCGGTGCACCGGGCGCGTTCGGCCGACCGGTGAATGTTCCGATGTAGCGCGCGCGCTCGGCTGTGGTGAGCCGGGTGAAGGGGATCGCGGGTTGCTGCGCGCGCCGGAGCTCCGCGTCCGATACATCGCCCACTCCGAACGCCATGCGCTGCACCGCGGTCCCGCCGAACCGCGGGTAGAACTCGGTCGTGACTTCGAGCACGTACACACCCGGTTCGCGCGGCGTCCACGCGAAGTCGCGCGTCTCACCCACGCCCATTCCGGTGGTCGCCGCGCCGATCCTGCTTCGCGATGCCGGCAGGTCGCGCCCATCCTTCGCGATCGGGCGCCACATGACAGCTTTGCCATCTCTGAGCAGCCGGATGCGCTTGAACTCATCCGCGCTGATCTGAATGAAGCGCAGCCGGTAGGTGGCGCCGACGTCGAACCGTTCCGGTTCAGGCCACACGCGGCCGTTGATCGCGGGTGCGGCACCGAAGGTGGCGCCGTGCGAAGCGAGGGTGAAGATGCGGTCGTGCGTCCTGTCCCACGTCTCACCCGGCGGCAGCACGAGCAGCGGTCCGTACAGCCCCTGCGAGAGCTCGTAGCCGGGCTCGCCGTGCGTGTGGTAGATAAACGTCCCCGCGCGGGGCTGCGTGAGGATCACGCGTACCGAGTCACCCGGCGCGATGGGCGGCATCGTCGCCCCCGGCATGCCGCTCCAGCCGGGCACGCCGTCGTAGAGACTACGGATCTCGAGGCCGTGCCAGTGCACGGAGAACGGGAAGCGCAGCCGGTTGTGGATGACGATCGCCGTCGGCTGGCCGCGCGTGAGGATGAGCGGCGTGCCGGGGACGCGCGTCGAGTCCAGCGGCGGCGGCGTTGCTCCCTGCTGAATGACGAACCCCAGCTCGGGCGCGCTGCCGTAGACGTTCGGCCGGCGGCCGGTCCACAGCTCGATTGTGCGCACCGGCGGCTTGTCGGCCACGCGGGTGCCGGGCGCGGGGTGAATCGTGATCCCCACGACGAGGCCGGCCATCGGATCCTCATCGGACCCCGCCGCATGCGCATGCGCTCCCGCGTGCGCGGCGCGCTCTCCCACCAGGTGCTGCGA
This sequence is a window from Gemmatimonadales bacterium. Protein-coding genes within it:
- a CDS encoding DUF1778 domain-containing protein translates to MASKSQHLQIRLTPQQKAALKRLASAAGQDVSSYVLSRTLPPARLRFEELLALLRDGTERRYVLAELNDLLSALAPGELREAVAHADLAHLSPFLRNYVAAMVEQASNLKHVRPPSWTAQVGPLAIPWFATPLASMRLHLLRASPVPFKRRNLFVDAAVGDRV
- a CDS encoding multicopper oxidase domain-containing protein, which gives rise to MPDARSPAPPRAEPNDQRTPAGHLVGGQLRVDLEVVQAAWYPRGADGPRILTPAFAEVGRAPQVPGPFLRASAGTPIHVTLHNTLDRPIAVRGLLDRATMAPVRRPPALALAVLPAFAFAEPLVIAPGETGEATFTPTEAVSSFYYATTLPPGAPPSAVAASAVPRLREGALMGALVVDPRGSPRPKGERVLMITRWNAPGENDTWKMMVNGESWPFTEHLQYTVGDTVHWRVINASDIDHPMHLHGFYFTVNTLGDTQHDTLFTVDPPQVVTQMMQEYSAMRVSWVASRPGDWLFHCHLIQHIGESQHLVGERAAHAGAHAHAAGSDEDPMAGLVVGITIHPAPGTRVADKPPVRTIELWTGRRPNVYGSAPELGFVIQQGATPPPLDSTRVPGTPLILTRGQPTAIVIHNRLRFPFSVHWHGLEIRSLYDGVPGWSGMPGATMPPIAPGDSVRVILTQPRAGTFIYHTHGEPGYELSQGLYGPLLVLPPGETWDRTHDRIFTLASHGATFGAAPAINGRVWPEPERFDVGATYRLRFIQISADEFKRIRLLRDGKAVMWRPIAKDGRDLPASRSRIGAATTGMGVGETRDFAWTPREPGVYVLEVTTEFYPRFGGTAVQRMAFGVGDVSDAELRRAQQPAIPFTRLTTAERARYIGTFTGRPNAPGAPELVVRIWEENHRLHGTFPTPKAASGGARSGRLLAIGKDSLAVGRDLDGLAHLLGPKYRFSSGSGTTLDELDVEAQGQVLVRLTRVPDDPAPKVPRGATSPRARPVP